One Atribacterota bacterium genomic window, ATGGCGTGACAGAAAGTGTGTATGCGAAGCTTTTGATCGATAAATGGGTATTTGAGTGGAGCAAAAACCTGTCCCCCAGTACCTATGGTAAGGAGTATTTCTCCTTCTTCAGTAACCCCATTTCCTATGGCTGCACAGTGCTGGTCTCCGGCGCCGGCTATAACCAAACCTTCTCCTTTTATACCCAGTTCGCTTTTGACCTCTTCTTTCATACTTCCTATGATTCGATTTGATTCGTGAAGGGATGGGAAAAATTGAGTGTCAAGGCCTAAAGCGTCAATCATAGATTCTGACCAGCTTCGAGTACGGATGTCAAAGAGCAAGGTGGAAGAGGCATCGGCAACATCGGTTGAAGGAGGAAGACCCATTTTCACCTTCAGGTAATCCTTAGGGAGAAAAACCCATCGAATTTGGCGATACACTTCGGGAAGATTGTTCTTCACCCAGACTAGAGTGGCCGCCATAAAGCCAGTAGCGATATCGCTTCCGGTAACGGTTTCGAGGTATTGCTTCAATTTTTCTCGAATCATTTGTACTTCGTTATGGCTGCGCTGGTCTGCCCAGATGATCGCAGGGTGTACCGGCTCCAACTGCTCATTGAGCATGACGGCTCCATGCATCTGTCCCGAAAAACTCAAGGCTTTGACGTTGGGCTCAGGGAGTTGTTGCACAACTTCTCTTATGGCTTCTTTGGTTTTCTCCCACCAGGTTTCAGGGTTTTGTTCGGCGAAACCTGGCTGAGGAGTAAGGATGGAGTAATCGCGAGACGCGATGCCGCGAAACTGACCGTCTTCATCAAGACATATAACCTTTACGCTCTGTGTTCCAAGGTCAATACCAAGGAAAAAACTCATGATTTTTCCCCTCTTTTTACGAAAAGAGTAACACGAAAGACACCGTTTCGCAAGAATCTCCTATCCTCTGTGGTATACTGTATCTTCGAGTTTTTGAAGCCTTGGATTTTATCTTGTCCTGAGTAGGTATTTGTTGAAGGGTGCAAGGAAAAAATATATAATGTCGCAGGGATGTTGGAAATAACCCCAGAGCATAAAACCTTGAATAAACTTGCTATTTGACGGTTAAGGAGACGAGCATGGATAATTCAATTACAGAAATAATCAAGTTAAAGGTGCAGGAAGTTCTTCAGGATGTCTTTCCCCAAGAGGGGAAAGAAGTAGAGGTGGTGATTGAACCCACCAAAGACGCAAGACATGGCGATTTTGCAACGAATTTGGCATTTTTGCTTTCGCGCCGTCTCAGAAGGTCCCCGCATGATATTGCTCATCTTTTGGAAAAGCCTATGCAGGGGAAGTTGCAGGAAATAGCCAGAGTAGAAATCGCCGGACTCGGTTTTATCAATTTCTTTCTTCATGATCGTTTTCTCCTTTCGCTTCTGCTTGAAGTGCTGGAAGAAAAAGAACGATTTGGAGACTTGCAGCTGGGAAATGGGAAAAGGGTTCAGGTGGAATTTGTGAGTGTCAACCCCACTGGACCCCTTCATGTCGGGCATGGAAAATGTGCGGCTTTTGGGGATGCGCTGGCACGAATTCTTGCTAAAGCCGGTTTCACTGTAGAAAAGGAATATTATATTAACGATGCTGGGAGACAGATTGACCTTTTGGGTATGTCTCTGGAAGCCCGTTGCAGACAAATTTTGGGAGAAGATGTAGAAGTTCCTGAAGATGGGTACAGAGGTGAGTATCTCCTGGATATTGCTCGTATGTTCCTGGCAGAAAAGGGCCGAGAACCACTGAATTTCCCAGAGGAGGAAAGAAAAAGTATTTTTAAGGACTTTGCTGTAGAAAAGATTCTGAAAGGAATCCGGGCCGATCTCGATCGTTTTCGGGTATTTTTTGATGTCTGGTTTAGCGAACGGGCGCTCTATCAGGATGGAGCAGTAGAAGTGGTGTTAAAGGTTTTATCTGAGCGAGGGTATATCTATAAACAGGATGGTGCTTTGTGGCTTCGAACCACTCTCTGGGGAGATGATAAAGACCGAGTTTTGATTCGAGAGAACGGGATGCCGACCTACTTTACTTCTGATATTGCCTATCACTGGAACAAATGGCAAAGAGGATTTAGTCGGGTTATCGACGTCTGGGGAGCTGATCATCATGGGTATGTGCCCAGAATGCAGGCGGCCATGCTTGCCCTGGGTCTTCCTCAAGATTTCCTGGAGGTTTTTATTGTTCAATTTGTGACGCTTTTGCGTGGAGGACAGCCAGAACGGATGTCAACTCGCCAGGGAGAATTTGTGCCCTTGAAGGATCTTTTGGACGAGGTTGGGGTGGACGTGGCTCGCTATTATTTTCTCATGCGTGATCCGGCAACCCATCTTGAGTTCGATGTTGAAGAGGCAAAGAGAAAGTCAATGGACAATCCTGTGTATTACGTTCAGTACGCCCATGCGAGGATATCTTCGCTCTTCAAAGAAGCTGAAAAACGCAAAATCAAGGTGATACCTTTTGAAGAAGTTACGGATCTAGGATTTCAGAGTCAGGAGGAGAAAGAAATCGCCAAAAAAATTATCTATTTCAAAGAAGTGGTAAGAAATGCTGCTTTACTTCGCCAACCCTACCTTGTCTGTAATTATCTTCAGGATTTATCTGCATTGTTTCATTCCTTCTATAATCTCCATCGCATTCTGGAAGAAGAAGACATTCGTCGAACTTCCTTCCGTCTGGGACTGTGTCTTGCGACACAGATTATTTTGAAAAATGGATTTTCTCTTCTTGGCATTTCAGCACCAGACAGTATGTAGGAGAGGTCATGCTTATGAGTAATAAAGATGGCAAATATATTTTTGTAACTGGTGGCGTGGTTTCTTCCCTGGGTAAGGGTATTACTGCGGCTTCGCTGGGGAGGATATTGAAAAGCAGAGGTTTTAAAATTACTATGCAAAAGTTTGACCCGTACATCAATGTTGATGCCGGGACCATGAATCCCTATCAACACGGTGAGGTCTTTGTTACCTATGACGGAGGTGAAACGGATTTAGACCTGGGCCATTACGAACGGTTTATCGATGAAGAGCTATCCAAGCTGAGTAACGTCACCACGGGCAAAATTTATAGTTCTGTGATCACCAAGGAACGACGAGGAGATTTTTTGGGAGCCACTGTTCAGGTAATTCCTCATATTACCAATCAAATTAAGGAGGAGATTTTTGCTCTTCGTGAACGGAGTGCAGCTGATGTGTCCATCGTTGAAATTGGAGGAACGGTCGGAGATATTGAGGGGTTACCCTTTTTGGAAGCGATACGACAGATCAAAAATGATATCGGCAAAGATAACTGTCTCTATGTCCATGTTACTCTGGTACCATTTATTGAGGCGGCAGGAGAACTGAAGTCAAAGCCCACTCAGCATAGTGTCAAAGAGTTACGCAGTATCGGGATTCAACCAGATGTGATTGTGTGTCGCTCTTCCCATCCTATGACTCCAGAAGTGATGTCTAAAATTGCCCTTTTTTGTGATATTGAAAAAGAAGCTATTATTCCCCTTCGAGATGTGCGTTCGATTTATGAAGTCCCTCTGGTGCTGGAGGAGAGAGGGGTAGGAGATTGGGTTTTATCGAGACTGAACATGCCTTCTGTAGAGAAAGACTTGAAAGAATGGTCCCAAATGGTTTCGAGAATGTGGGCTTTTCGGGGTGAGGTCACCATAGGTCTCGTGGGAAAATACGTGGAGTCCAAAGATGCCTATTTAAGTATTTGTGAAGCATTGAAACATGGGGGCATCGCTCTGGGTTTACGAGTCAATATCAAGCCCATTGAAGCCGAACTCCTTACGGAGAACAATGTGGATATGCACCTGTTAGGGCTAGATGGTATACTTGTTCCCGGGGGATTTGGGCAGCGAGGAATAGAGGGGAAAATTATTGCTGTACAGTATGCTCGGGAGAGGGAAATTCCTTTTTTGGGGATATGCCTCGGCATGCAGGTTGCAGTCATCGAATTTGCTCGTAACGTCTTAGGTTTCCGCGAAGCTCATTCCACGGAATTTAACCCCCATACTCCGTATCCAGTTATAGACCTTATGCCTGCGCAGAGAGAAACCCGGGATCTGGGTGGAACCATGCGTTTGGGAAATTATCGCTGTGTCCTGTCTAATCAATCTTCGACGTATTCCCTTTATCGGCATGGAGAAATTCAGGAAAGACACCGCCATCGCTATGAACTCAACAACGATTTTGTAGAAAAATTGGAACAGAAAGGGATGATTATGGCGGGTATCAATCCTGAGTACCAAGTCGCAGAAATTATTGAGCTTAGAAACCATCCTTTTTTTGTTGGAGTACAATTTCATCCTGAGTTTAAATCAAGACCCAATCGTGTTCATCCGCTCTTTTACGGTTTTGTCCGGGCTTCTTACGAACACAGAATACGGGAGAAGGGAGATTGAAATTGGATAACCAAAAAATTATCGGGGTGATCGACTCAGGCGTTGGTGGTTTGAGCGTGGTTGAAGCGATTAAACAGCTGATGCCTTCGCAGGAAATCATATATGTTGCTGATCCGCTCCATTTCCCTTACGGAGAAAAAACCAGTATAGAATTGATGAATCTGGTAAGACCGTTTATCTTGTTTCTCCAGTCTTGTGGAGTAAGTGTAGTTGTAACGGCTTGCGGTACGGTCAGCGCTCTATGCCTTGAAGAGTTGCGTAAAGAGTTTTCTCTGCCCATCGTAGGCATTTTAGAACCAGCTTCTCGAGAGACGATCCGGATTACACGGGAAAAGAA contains:
- the xylB gene encoding xylulokinase is translated as MSFFLGIDLGTQSVKVICLDEDGQFRGIASRDYSILTPQPGFAEQNPETWWEKTKEAIREVVQQLPEPNVKALSFSGQMHGAVMLNEQLEPVHPAIIWADQRSHNEVQMIREKLKQYLETVTGSDIATGFMAATLVWVKNNLPEVYRQIRWVFLPKDYLKVKMGLPPSTDVADASSTLLFDIRTRSWSESMIDALGLDTQFFPSLHESNRIIGSMKEEVKSELGIKGEGLVIAGAGDQHCAAIGNGVTEEGEILLTIGTGGQVFAPLKYPFIDQKLRIHTFCHAIPGYWHLLGAILCAGLALSWFKKSILDSPEHSFDFKNLDQEAQQIPPGCHHLMFLPHLIGERTPHMNPKARGAFLNVHLAHERAHFVRAIMEGVGMGMRNVVEIFQELGVKPQRVIFSGGGSKSALWRKIMASVLNMPLLTTDTREEAAFGACLLAMVGAGCFSSLEEATQSTIHYLNPTLPEPEWVEAYNHHYAKFKKTYPALKELFPE
- the argS gene encoding arginine--tRNA ligase, with translation MDNSITEIIKLKVQEVLQDVFPQEGKEVEVVIEPTKDARHGDFATNLAFLLSRRLRRSPHDIAHLLEKPMQGKLQEIARVEIAGLGFINFFLHDRFLLSLLLEVLEEKERFGDLQLGNGKRVQVEFVSVNPTGPLHVGHGKCAAFGDALARILAKAGFTVEKEYYINDAGRQIDLLGMSLEARCRQILGEDVEVPEDGYRGEYLLDIARMFLAEKGREPLNFPEEERKSIFKDFAVEKILKGIRADLDRFRVFFDVWFSERALYQDGAVEVVLKVLSERGYIYKQDGALWLRTTLWGDDKDRVLIRENGMPTYFTSDIAYHWNKWQRGFSRVIDVWGADHHGYVPRMQAAMLALGLPQDFLEVFIVQFVTLLRGGQPERMSTRQGEFVPLKDLLDEVGVDVARYYFLMRDPATHLEFDVEEAKRKSMDNPVYYVQYAHARISSLFKEAEKRKIKVIPFEEVTDLGFQSQEEKEIAKKIIYFKEVVRNAALLRQPYLVCNYLQDLSALFHSFYNLHRILEEEDIRRTSFRLGLCLATQIILKNGFSLLGISAPDSM
- a CDS encoding CTP synthase; amino-acid sequence: MSNKDGKYIFVTGGVVSSLGKGITAASLGRILKSRGFKITMQKFDPYINVDAGTMNPYQHGEVFVTYDGGETDLDLGHYERFIDEELSKLSNVTTGKIYSSVITKERRGDFLGATVQVIPHITNQIKEEIFALRERSAADVSIVEIGGTVGDIEGLPFLEAIRQIKNDIGKDNCLYVHVTLVPFIEAAGELKSKPTQHSVKELRSIGIQPDVIVCRSSHPMTPEVMSKIALFCDIEKEAIIPLRDVRSIYEVPLVLEERGVGDWVLSRLNMPSVEKDLKEWSQMVSRMWAFRGEVTIGLVGKYVESKDAYLSICEALKHGGIALGLRVNIKPIEAELLTENNVDMHLLGLDGILVPGGFGQRGIEGKIIAVQYAREREIPFLGICLGMQVAVIEFARNVLGFREAHSTEFNPHTPYPVIDLMPAQRETRDLGGTMRLGNYRCVLSNQSSTYSLYRHGEIQERHRHRYELNNDFVEKLEQKGMIMAGINPEYQVAEIIELRNHPFFVGVQFHPEFKSRPNRVHPLFYGFVRASYEHRIREKGD